The following are encoded in a window of Effusibacillus pohliae DSM 22757 genomic DNA:
- a CDS encoding ABC transporter ATP-binding protein, whose amino-acid sequence MKTLLKLEQVQTYIGQYHILQGVDLEVAAEQVTVILGRNGAGKTTTLKTIMGITPAQSGRVLFRGEELQRLQPHLIAQRGIGYVPEDQAIFSDLTVEENIKLAIRKSDAATRERLAMVLQLFPDLKTAWKRKGGTLSGGQKQMLAIARAFVNDNELLLIDEPSKGLAPIVVEKVMQAIVELKKHATIVLVEQNFLMASGVGDRVFILDDGRTVFRGSMDEVKRDEGLRQKYLGIGA is encoded by the coding sequence ATGAAGACGCTATTAAAACTTGAACAGGTGCAGACGTACATCGGGCAGTATCATATTTTGCAAGGTGTCGATCTGGAAGTGGCAGCGGAACAGGTGACCGTCATCCTCGGGCGGAACGGGGCCGGCAAGACGACCACCCTGAAAACGATCATGGGCATCACGCCGGCCCAAAGCGGCCGGGTGCTGTTCCGCGGGGAGGAGCTGCAGCGGCTGCAGCCGCACCTGATCGCGCAACGGGGCATCGGGTATGTGCCGGAAGACCAGGCGATTTTTTCCGATTTGACGGTGGAAGAAAATATCAAACTGGCGATCCGCAAGAGCGATGCGGCGACGCGGGAACGGCTCGCCATGGTGCTGCAACTGTTTCCCGATCTGAAAACCGCCTGGAAACGGAAAGGCGGAACGCTGAGCGGTGGCCAGAAACAGATGCTGGCGATCGCCCGCGCGTTTGTCAACGACAACGAGCTGCTGCTGATCGACGAACCGAGCAAAGGGCTGGCGCCGATCGTCGTCGAGAAGGTGATGCAGGCGATCGTGGAGCTGAAAAAACATGCGACAATCGTGCTGGTCGAGCAAAATTTTCTGATGGCGAGCGGCGTCGGCGACCGGGTGTTCATTCTGGACGACGGACGGACGGTGTTTCGCGGCTCGATGGACGAGGTGAAGCGGGACGAAGGTCTCAGGCAAAAATATCTCGGAATCGGTGCATGA
- a CDS encoding ABC transporter ATP-binding protein: protein MSDWLLETRGLTIQFGGHVAVQDVTFQLKPLTFKSIIGPNGAGKTTFFNLLSGQLRPTAGSVFFKGRDITGYSVHERTRLGIGRSFQITNVFPNLTVLENVRLAAQAKGGAGYRLFSHYRVFREFEEKAYHLLEQVGLRAKSEQPAKQLSHGDKRKLEIAILLALEPELLLLDEPTAGMSLEEVPAIIELIRSLKESGRHTILLIEHKIDMVLDLSDSLAVLFNGRLLADGTPAEIMHNQQVQAAYLGGLYEDAIKT, encoded by the coding sequence ATGTCGGATTGGTTGCTGGAAACGAGAGGGTTGACCATTCAGTTTGGCGGCCATGTGGCGGTGCAGGATGTGACGTTTCAACTGAAACCGCTTACGTTCAAATCGATCATCGGACCGAACGGAGCGGGAAAGACCACGTTTTTCAATCTCCTCAGCGGTCAGCTGCGGCCGACCGCCGGCTCCGTCTTTTTCAAAGGCAGGGACATCACGGGGTATTCGGTGCATGAACGGACCCGCTTGGGAATCGGCCGTTCGTTCCAGATCACCAACGTGTTTCCCAATCTGACCGTCCTGGAAAACGTGCGGCTGGCGGCGCAGGCGAAAGGCGGCGCCGGTTACCGCCTGTTTTCCCATTACCGGGTGTTTCGGGAATTTGAAGAAAAAGCGTATCACCTGCTGGAACAGGTGGGGTTGCGGGCCAAGTCGGAGCAGCCGGCGAAACAGCTGTCGCACGGGGACAAGCGGAAGCTGGAAATCGCCATTCTGCTGGCCCTGGAGCCGGAACTTCTGCTGCTTGACGAACCGACCGCCGGCATGTCGCTGGAGGAAGTACCGGCGATTATCGAATTGATCCGTTCGCTGAAGGAATCCGGCCGGCATACGATCCTGCTGATCGAACACAAAATCGACATGGTGCTCGACCTGTCCGATTCCTTGGCCGTGCTGTTCAACGGGCGGTTGCTGGCGGACGGGACGCCGGCCGAGATCATGCACAATCAACAGGTGCAGGCGGCGTATCTGGGGGGCCTTTATGAAGACGCTATTAAAACTTGA
- a CDS encoding substrate-binding domain-containing protein, whose product MKQKWRNLGLTALLTVSMLATAACGSSTDTAGKDGGSGSKTPIKIGVVTSKTGPLEAYGKQELNGLKLGIEYATGGSNEVLGRKIQILEEDDQGKAEEGKNKARKLLEEDKVDVLQGTASSTVALAITDLAKEYKRIFMIDPATADELTGKNFHKYVFRTGRNVAQDWATGAKFSVDNIGKTIYHIAPDNAFGKSSAAAARAAVEKAGGQIVKEDFAPPNTQDFTPYLQRAVQSGAKVLYITWAGATPLFKQINELKIYEKMAVFTGIPDIAGIKSMGDAAAGMQGFTTYYYGLPKTKENDWLVEHHKQQFGSVPDLFTAGGFAAGIAIVEGIKKAGSTDADKLAAALEGMTFRAAKGEYTFRKEDHQALQPMYIVKLEKKEGVDHLVPTLLKELKPEETAPPINVPK is encoded by the coding sequence GTGAAGCAAAAATGGAGAAATCTCGGTCTGACTGCGCTGCTAACAGTATCGATGCTGGCAACCGCCGCCTGCGGCAGTTCGACTGACACGGCAGGCAAGGATGGTGGAAGTGGCAGCAAAACTCCGATCAAAATCGGGGTCGTGACGTCCAAGACCGGACCGCTCGAAGCATACGGAAAACAGGAACTGAACGGTCTCAAACTCGGAATTGAATACGCGACAGGCGGCAGCAACGAGGTGCTCGGTCGCAAGATTCAGATTCTGGAGGAAGACGATCAGGGCAAGGCGGAAGAAGGGAAGAACAAAGCCCGTAAACTGCTTGAGGAAGACAAGGTGGACGTTCTGCAAGGGACCGCCAGTTCGACCGTGGCGCTGGCGATCACCGACCTGGCGAAGGAGTACAAGCGGATTTTTATGATCGATCCGGCCACGGCAGATGAGTTGACCGGCAAGAACTTCCACAAGTACGTGTTCCGCACCGGCCGCAACGTGGCGCAGGACTGGGCGACGGGGGCCAAATTTTCGGTCGACAACATCGGTAAAACGATCTATCACATCGCGCCCGACAACGCATTCGGCAAGTCGAGCGCTGCTGCCGCGAGGGCTGCGGTGGAAAAAGCCGGCGGCCAGATTGTGAAGGAAGATTTTGCTCCGCCCAACACGCAGGATTTCACGCCGTATCTGCAGCGGGCCGTCCAATCGGGCGCCAAGGTGCTGTACATCACCTGGGCGGGTGCGACGCCGTTGTTCAAACAGATCAACGAACTGAAAATCTATGAAAAAATGGCGGTGTTTACGGGTATCCCTGACATTGCCGGGATCAAGTCGATGGGCGATGCGGCCGCCGGCATGCAAGGGTTTACCACCTATTACTACGGGCTGCCGAAGACGAAGGAAAACGATTGGCTGGTGGAACACCACAAGCAGCAATTCGGTTCCGTGCCCGATCTGTTCACGGCCGGCGGGTTTGCGGCGGGCATCGCGATCGTCGAGGGGATCAAGAAAGCCGGTTCGACTGACGCCGACAAGCTGGCGGCGGCGTTGGAGGGCATGACGTTCCGGGCGGCGAAGGGCGAGTACACATTCCGCAAGGAAGACCACCAGGCGCTGCAGCCGATGTACATCGTCAAACTGGAGAAAAAAGAGGGCGTCGACCACCTGGTGCCGACGCTGCTCAAAGAGTTGAAGCCGGAAGAAACGGCCCCGCCCATCAACGTGCCGAAGTAA
- a CDS encoding 3-oxoacyl-ACP synthase → MNTRVDNEVSIGIAETGVYVPPGVETAADMAKQTGIPEEVIRQKFGLVQKHVADESMHASDMAIAAARPILERIDPLEIDVVIYYGSPHKDYPVWSCAPKIQHALGAKNAYAFEIMNVSSCFPIALKVAKDMLAADRSIRTILLAGGCKESQIIDYQNPRSRFMFNFADGGAAALVKRGETGNRILGSGFLTDGSFYDDVKVPAGGSAMPASFDTVRNRLHAIDVRDPADMKERLDSVSIPNFIAAVEKAIANSGYRVGDIDWLLPLHTKRSMFRQLLQGLGLSEQQAVYLDEYGHMSALDPCFGFHLAKNRFQPGDLIVTVSAGTGYTWAATAILWEGASVNGL, encoded by the coding sequence ATGAACACGCGAGTCGACAACGAAGTTTCCATCGGGATTGCCGAGACGGGCGTGTATGTCCCGCCCGGGGTGGAAACGGCTGCCGACATGGCCAAACAGACAGGCATTCCGGAAGAAGTCATCCGACAAAAGTTCGGTCTGGTGCAAAAACATGTGGCGGACGAATCGATGCACGCATCCGACATGGCGATTGCGGCAGCCCGGCCGATTCTCGAGCGGATCGATCCGCTGGAGATCGATGTGGTGATCTATTACGGAAGTCCCCACAAGGATTATCCGGTCTGGTCGTGCGCGCCGAAAATCCAGCATGCATTGGGCGCAAAAAACGCGTATGCGTTTGAGATCATGAATGTCAGTTCCTGCTTTCCGATTGCTCTGAAAGTGGCGAAAGACATGCTGGCTGCCGACCGTTCCATCCGGACGATTCTGCTGGCGGGCGGATGCAAGGAATCGCAGATCATCGATTATCAGAATCCGCGTTCCCGGTTCATGTTCAATTTTGCCGACGGGGGCGCTGCGGCACTGGTCAAACGGGGAGAAACGGGCAATCGGATACTGGGATCCGGGTTTTTGACAGATGGTTCGTTTTATGACGATGTGAAAGTGCCGGCCGGGGGATCCGCAATGCCGGCCTCGTTTGATACGGTTCGCAACCGCTTGCATGCGATCGATGTAAGGGATCCGGCAGACATGAAGGAGCGGCTCGATTCTGTGTCGATTCCGAATTTTATTGCGGCGGTGGAAAAAGCGATTGCTAACAGCGGATACCGAGTCGGGGATATCGACTGGTTGCTTCCCCTGCACACCAAACGGTCGATGTTCCGACAACTGCTTCAGGGGCTTGGGTTAAGCGAACAGCAAGCGGTCTACCTGGACGAGTACGGGCACATGTCGGCGCTGGATCCGTGTTTTGGGTTTCATTTGGCGAAAAACAGGTTTCAGCCGGGAGATCTGATCGTTACGGTCAGTGCGGGAACAGGATACACATGGGCAGCCACCGCGATTTTATGGGAAGGGGCTTCGGTGAACGGTTTGTAA